Below is a window of Agrobacterium vitis DNA.
GATCGACCTTCAGGCCGTCGCCCTTTTCCCTTTTGAGGACATGACCGACACGGCCTTCTTCAATGATCTGCTGGAGGTGCTTGTCGCACACAAGGGCATTCTCGGCGGCGTCACGCAAGTATTGCCGGATCTGGACCACCGGCTGGACCGGCTGTTTCGCGCCGCGAGTGATCACGGCCTCGACATCGACCTGCATGTCGATGAGACGCAGGATGCTTCCGTGCTGACCTTGAAATCGATTGCCGAAGCCAAGCTGCGCAATGGTTTTCAAGGTTCGGTGGTGGTTGGCCATTGCTGTTCACTGACCCAGCAGAGTGACGATATCGCCAAGGCCACCATCGACAAGGTGGCGGAAGCCGGGCTTGCCGTCGTGTCGCTGCCGATGTGCAACATGTATTTGCAGGACCGGCATGCTGGTCGCACACCCCGCCAACGCGGCGTCACCCTGTTTCATGAACTGGCGGCGGCAGGTGTTCAGACGGCAGTTTCCTCCGACAATACCCGCGATCCGTTCTACGCCTATGGCGATCTCGATTGTGTGGAAGTGCTGCGCGAAGCGGTCAGGATCATCCATCTCGATCACCCGCTGGACAGCACCGCCCGGATCGTCACCCGCAGCCCCGCCGATATTCTTGGACGCCCCGACCATGGCCGCATCAAGGTCGGCGCCAAGGCGGATCTGGTGATGTTTTCGGCGAGAAACTGGAGCGAGCTTTTATCGCGTCCGCAGGCTGACCGCATCGTGCTGCGTTCCGGCAAGGCTATCGACGCGCAGCTTCCTGACTACCGCGACCTTGACCATGTGATGGAAGATTGAACCATGCCCGATTACGCAAAAATCAAAGCTGAACTGGCCGGGATCGCCGTCGAGGACAATCCGGCGCTGGTCAAGCAGAAGTCCAGGGATTTCTACTGGTACTCGCCAATCCTGAAGGCCGAGCTGGACCACGTCACGGCGGACCTCGTGGTTTCCCCGGTCAGCGAAGAAGAGGTGATCCGCACGCTGAAAGTCGCCTATGCCCATGGCGTGCCGGTGACGCCACGCGGCGCGGGTACTGGCAATTATGGTCAGGCCATGCCGCTGTCCGGCGGCATCGTGCTGAACCTGATCAACATGAACAAGGTGAAAGAGATTCACCCAGGCCGAGTGATCTGCGAGCCGGGCATCGTTATCGCCGAACTGGATCGCCAGACACGCGCCCATTCCGGCCAGGAATTGCGCTTCCACCCCTCAACCGCCCAGACTGCTTCCATCGGCGGCTTCGTCGCCGGAGGTTCGGGCGGGGTCGGATCGATCACCTGGGGTGGCCTGCGCGATCTCGGTAATATCCTGTCGCTGCGGGTGGTCACCATGGAGGCGGAACCGCGGGTACTGGAACTCTCCGCCTGGGACCTGCAAAAGGTCAGCCACGCCTATGGCACCAATGGCATCATCA
It encodes the following:
- a CDS encoding cytosine deaminase; translation: MTRLFADLPKAGRFALTRATLPVEAVDDVPAGPVREGLVSADLIINDGKVEAIVKVGTASQYKTGADLPIIDLRDAMVWPTFTDMHTHLDKGHIWPRKPNPTGDFIGALDAVKQDREANWSADDVRARMEFSLRCAYAHGTSLIRTHLDSSAPQHRISFEVFSQIRKEWAGRIDLQAVALFPFEDMTDTAFFNDLLEVLVAHKGILGGVTQVLPDLDHRLDRLFRAASDHGLDIDLHVDETQDASVLTLKSIAEAKLRNGFQGSVVVGHCCSLTQQSDDIAKATIDKVAEAGLAVVSLPMCNMYLQDRHAGRTPRQRGVTLFHELAAAGVQTAVSSDNTRDPFYAYGDLDCVEVLREAVRIIHLDHPLDSTARIVTRSPADILGRPDHGRIKVGAKADLVMFSARNWSELLSRPQADRIVLRSGKAIDAQLPDYRDLDHVMED